From a single Phacochoerus africanus isolate WHEZ1 chromosome 11, ROS_Pafr_v1, whole genome shotgun sequence genomic region:
- the LOC125110959 gene encoding olfactory receptor 51L1-like, translating into MLAFNHSASNWPTFSLLGIPGLEAAHIWISIPFCLLYTLALVGNALLLLLVRAEQNLHAPQFYFLAVLALTDLGLSLSTMPSVLAVFWLDVHRIGLDACLTQMFFIHTLSSVESGVLVAMAFDRLVAVCAPLNYTRILTRHTVAWLSGAALVRGATLLAPLPFVLRTFPFCGATGLSHSYCYYPDVLNLACGDVTVSSAYELAFVLCTFAADAVFILASYVKILGTLLKLGPPGRTWKALHTCACHLCTVCVFYLPLLSLAVLHRYTHHTSPVLYSTMSDAYLLVTPLLNPLVYSLKSQQIQAALRKRFGVQRVAAGE; encoded by the coding sequence ATGTTGGCTTTCAATCACTCTGCTTCTAATTGGCCCACCTTCTCCTTGCTTGGCATTCCTGGTCTGGAGGCTGCCCACATCTGGATCTCCATTCCCTTCTGTCTCCTGTACACCCTGGCCCTGGTGGGCAATGCCCTTCTGCTCCTCCTGGTTAGAGCAGAGCAGAATCTCCACGCGCCTCAGTTCTATTTTTTGGCCGTGCTCGCCCTCACTGACCTAGGCCTTTCGTTGTCGACGATGCCCAGTGTCTTGGCTGTCTTCTGGCTTGACGTCCACCGCATCGGCCTGGATGCCTGCCTGACCCAAATGTTCTTCATTCACACCCTGTCCTCCGTAGAATCTGGAGTCCTGGTGGCCATGGCTTTTGACCGCTTGGTAGCCGTCTGTGCTCCACTGAACTACACCAGGATCCTAACCCGCCACACTGTGGCCTGGCTTAGTGGAGCGGCTCTCGTCCGAGGTGCCACTCTGCTGGCCCCTCTGCCTTTTGTCCTTAGGACCTTTCCCTTCTGTGGGGCCACTGGCCTCTCCCACTCTTACTGCTACTACCCGGATGTGCTGAACCTGGCCTGTGGGGACGTCACTGTCAGCAGCGCCTATGAATTGGCGTTTGTACTCTGCACGTTTGCCGCGGATGCTGTCTTTATTCTTGCTTCGTACGTGAAGATCTTGGGGACGCTTCTGAAGCTGGGGCCTCCAGGCCGAACCTGGAAGGCACTGCATACCTGTGCGTGTCACCTGTGCACAGTGTGTGTGTTCTACCTGCCCCTCCTCAGCTTGGCCGTGCTGCACCGGTACACCCACCACACGTCCCCAGTCCTCTACTCCACCATGAGCGACGCCTACCTGCTCGTGACACCGCTGCTCAACCCTCTTGTCTACAGTCTCAAATCCCAGCAGATCCAGGCTGCGCTGCGCAAGCGATTTGGGGTGCAACGTGTCGCTGCTGGAGAATAA
- the LOC125111416 gene encoding LOW QUALITY PROTEIN: olfactory receptor 52Z1-like (The sequence of the model RefSeq protein was modified relative to this genomic sequence to represent the inferred CDS: inserted 1 base in 1 codon): MTASSNDTSLRDIWYTMSGIPGLEEAHPWISIPICSMYIVAIVGNTLLLFLVSTERRLHEPMYLFLSMLALADSFLSTATTPKMLAIFWFQDGGISFGSCVCQMFFLHFIFVAESAILLAMAFDRYVAVCHPLRYATILTPSVIGKVGIASVTRSFLICFPLVFLVYRLPYCGRRVIRHSYCEHMGIARLACDSIKVNIHYGVTAALFSVCLGVVXIIISYAHVLRAVFRIPSREARLKALSTCGSHVCVLLLFYTPAFLSVLAHRFGGHSVPFHVHVLLAHLYVVIPPALNPVIYGAKTKQIQEKLTRVFSLTNKCCCCGLNGSVLRFCAQLH; encoded by the exons ATGACCGCCTCTTCCAACGACACCAGCCTTAGAGACATCTGGTATACCATGAGTGGGATCCCGGGACTGGAAGAGGCACACCCCTGGATCTCTATCCCCATCTGTTCCATGTACATAGTTGCTATCGTAGGCAACACCCTCCTGTTATTCCTGGTCTCCACTGAGCGCCGTCTTCATGAACCCATGTACCTTTTCCTCTCCATGTTGGCTCTGGCAGATAGCTTTCTCTCCACAGCCACCACACCAAAGATGCTAGCTATCTTCTGGTTCCAAGACGGGGGTATTTCCTTTGGTAGCTGTGTGTGCCAGATGTTTTTCCTCCACTTCATCTTTGTGGCAGAATCTGCCATACTGCTGGCCATGGCGTTTGACCGCTATGTAGCCGTCTGTCATCCACTAAGATATGCTACCATTCTGACACCCTCAGTCATTGGAAAAGTAGGCATTGCTTCTGTAACTAGGAGCTTCCTCATCTGCTTCCCCTTGGTTTTCCTGGTTTATCGGCTTCCTTACTGTGGGAGAAGGGTTATTCGTCACTCCTACTGTGAACACATGGGCATTGCCAGGCTCGCCTGTGACAGCATCAAAGTCAACATCCACTATGGGGTGACTGCGGCTCTGTTTTCCGTGTGCCTGGGTGTGG CCATCATCATCTCTTATGCCCACGTCCTCCGTGCCGTGTTTAGAATTCCTTCGCGAGAGGCCCGGCTCAAGGCTCTGAGTACTTGTGGCTCTCATGTGTGTGTCCTCCTACTGTTCTACACCCCGGCCTTTCTTTCAGTCCTCGCTCACCGATTTGGGGGCCACAGTGTTCCATTCCATGTACATGTCCTCCTTGCCCATCTTTATGTGGTGATACCACCAGCTCTCAACCCCGTCATTTACGGGGCTAAGACCAAGCAAATTCAGGAGAAATTGACCCGTGTCTTCTCTTTGACCAATAAATGTTGCTGCTGTGGACTAAACGGCTCAGTCCTTCGCTTTTGTGCACAACTCCACTAA
- the LOC125111975 gene encoding olfactory receptor 51V1-like — translation MPAISVVNVNSSRFILTGFPGLEGDYFWLSIPFSCIYAVVFLGNCLVLHVIRTEPSLHQPMFYFLAMLAVTDLCVGLSTVHTVLGVLWGLSREVSLDACIAQSYFIHGLSFVESSVLLAMAFDRYVAICNPLRYSSILTKDKVMKIGVAILCRSSLLIPPVIIRLKFLNYCRPHVLSHSFCLHQDLIRMACSDIRFNSAYGLALVISNLLLDAVLIILSYLMILRAVLATASREERSRSLQTCGSHLCAVLAFYVPIIGLTMVHRFGRHRSPLVHVLMGNVYILFPPLMNPIIYSIKTQQIRRRVQRLFSLKGM, via the coding sequence ATGCCTGCTATCTCAGTCGTCAACGTCAATAGTTCCAGATTTATTCTCACTGGATTTCCTGGCCTAGAGGGTGACTACTTCTGGCTCTCCATCCCTTTCTCCTGCATCTACGCCGTGGTTTTCCTGGGGAACTGCCTGGTGCTGCATGTGATCCGGACGGAGCCCAGCCTGCACCAGCCCATGTTCTACTTCCTGGCCATGCTGGCCGTCACGGACCTGTGCGTGGGGCTGTCCACCGTGCACACGGTGCTGGGGGTCCTGTGGGGGCTCAGCCGGGAGGTCAGCCTGGATGCCTGCATCGCCCAGTCCTACTTCATCCACGGCCTGTCCTTCGTGGAGTCCTCCGTCCTTCTCGCCATGGCCTTTGACCGCTACGTTGCCATTTGCAACCCACTACGCTACTCCTCCATCCTAACTAAGGACAAAGTCATGAAAATTGGGGTGGCGATCCTATGCAGGAGTTCTTTACTCATACCTCCAGTTATCATTCGCCTGAAGTTCTTAAACTACTGCCGTCCCCACGTCCTCTCTCACTCCTTCTGCCTGCACCAAGACTTAATTCGAATGGCCTGCTCGGACATCCGCTTCAACAGCGCCTACGGCCTGGCCCTGGTGATCAGCAACCTGCTGCTGGATGCGGTGCTCATCATCCTCTCCTACCTCATGATCCTGCGGGCCGTCCTGGCTACCGCGTCACGAGAAGAGAGGAGCAGGTCCTTGCAGACCTGTGGGTCCCACCTCTGCGCCGTCCTGGCTTTCTACGTCCCCATCATTGGTCTGACGATGGTGCATCGCTTCGGGAGACACCGCTCCCCCCTGGTCCACGTCCTCATGGGCAACGTCTACATCCTTTTCCCGCCCTTGATGAACCCCATCATCTACAGCATCAAGACCCAGCAAATACGGAGGAGAGTCCAGAGGCTGTTTTCCTTGAAAGGAATGTGA